The nucleotide sequence GCACGCTCCTCGCCGCCCTCGGCATCGGCCTGCTCACGACCGTGCTCAGCGCGTGGCGGTGGTGCCTCGTCGCGCGCGGCCTCGGCATCCGCCTCCCGCTGCGCGGCGCGGTCGCCGACTACTACCGCGCGCTCTTCCTCAACGCCGCGCTGCCCGGCGGCATCCTCGGCGACGTGCACCGCGCCGTGCGCAACGGCCGCGACACCGGCGACGTCGCCCGCGGCGTGCGCGCCGTCGTGCTCGAGCGCTCCGCCGGCACGGCCGTGTTCGTCGTGGTCGGCCTGTCGGTGCTGCTGGTGGTCCCGTCGCCGATCGTGCCCCGCAACCAGCTCGTCGAGGCCGCGGCCGCCGTCGTGCTCGCGGCCGCGCTGACCGCCGCGCTCGTCCTCCGG is from Phytohabitans houttuyneae and encodes:
- a CDS encoding lysylphosphatidylglycerol synthase domain-containing protein, with amino-acid sequence MSRSVWAWVKVLGGLAILGALVWRLGTGAFLDGLAVIDGSTLLAALGIGLLTTVLSAWRWCLVARGLGIRLPLRGAVADYYRALFLNAALPGGILGDVHRAVRNGRDTGDVARGVRAVVLERSAGTAVFVVVGLSVLLVVPSPIVPRNQLVEAAAAVVLAAALTAALVLRARRGRGRSPVTRALGAAAADIRRGLLARHVWPGILLSSAVVMAGHLATFLVAARA